The following proteins come from a genomic window of Gottfriedia acidiceleris:
- a CDS encoding aldehyde dehydrogenase, with protein MESTYKASEITQLVTRQKAFFQTGSTKTSNFRIDQLRKLYKSIVENEEEIKIALKKDLNKSDFEAYMTEIGFTLKEISEAIKHIKKWMKPKKVKTPITHIGTKGYIYREPYGVTLIISPWNYPFQLTMAPLIGAIIGGNTAIIKPSELTPNTSIIINKIINDNFDKDYIAVVDGGIEESTILLQQKFDFIFFTGSVQVGKIVMEAASKNLTPLILELGGKSPTIVHNDSNIQLAAKRIVWGKFTNAGQTCIAPDYIYVHKSVKKDFIDALKNEIVQFYSDQPLLNDDYTKIISDRHFNRLVEFLNNGEILHGGEFDQSSHKIEPTLISDLSWESPIMSEEIFGPILPILTYENIDEVINEINQHPKPLALYVFTESKQIANKVIERVPFGGGCVNDTLYHMANPNLPFGGVGESGSGNYHGEYSFAAFTHEKSVLLQTTKIDLKIRYHTTKNALRFIRKLLK; from the coding sequence TTGGAAAGTACATATAAAGCATCTGAAATAACACAATTAGTAACTAGGCAAAAAGCATTTTTTCAGACTGGTTCTACTAAGACTTCAAATTTTAGAATTGATCAATTAAGAAAATTATATAAATCAATAGTAGAGAACGAGGAAGAAATAAAAATAGCCTTAAAAAAAGATTTAAATAAGTCAGATTTTGAAGCCTATATGACTGAAATTGGATTTACTTTAAAAGAAATATCAGAAGCAATCAAACATATTAAAAAATGGATGAAACCTAAAAAAGTTAAAACGCCAATTACGCATATTGGTACAAAAGGATATATTTACAGAGAACCATATGGAGTAACATTAATTATCTCACCTTGGAATTATCCTTTTCAATTAACGATGGCTCCATTAATTGGTGCAATAATTGGGGGAAATACTGCTATTATTAAACCATCAGAATTAACGCCAAATACATCAATCATTATTAATAAAATAATCAATGATAATTTTGATAAAGATTATATTGCGGTAGTTGATGGTGGAATCGAAGAAAGCACGATATTATTACAACAAAAGTTTGATTTCATCTTTTTTACTGGCAGTGTTCAAGTTGGAAAAATTGTGATGGAAGCAGCAAGTAAAAATTTAACGCCATTAATACTTGAATTAGGTGGGAAAAGCCCAACAATTGTACACAACGATTCGAATATCCAACTAGCTGCGAAAAGAATTGTTTGGGGGAAATTTACAAATGCAGGACAGACTTGTATTGCTCCAGATTATATTTATGTCCACAAATCAGTAAAAAAGGATTTTATAGATGCATTAAAGAATGAAATTGTTCAGTTTTATAGTGATCAGCCTTTGTTAAATGATGATTACACAAAGATCATCAGTGATCGTCATTTTAATCGTTTAGTTGAATTTTTGAATAATGGTGAAATCCTACATGGTGGGGAATTTGATCAATCATCTCATAAAATCGAACCAACTTTAATTTCTGATTTATCTTGGGAGTCCCCAATTATGTCTGAAGAAATATTCGGTCCCATTTTACCAATTCTTACCTATGAAAATATAGATGAAGTAATCAATGAAATTAATCAACACCCTAAGCCATTGGCACTATACGTCTTTACAGAAAGTAAACAGATTGCAAATAAAGTAATTGAGAGAGTTCCATTTGGTGGCGGATGTGTAAACGATACACTTTATCATATGGCCAATCCGAATTTACCTTTTGGTGGGGTAGGAGAAAGTGGTTCAGGAAATTATCATGGGGAGTACAGTTTTGCTGCTTTTACACATGAAAAAAGTGTCCTTTTACAAACGACTAAAATTGACTTGAAAATTAGATATCATACAACAAAAAACGCTTTACGGTTTATTCGTAAATTGTTAAAATAA
- a CDS encoding ABC transporter ATP-binding protein, with protein MKNIIEIEQVEKNFSENNVISPLSLEIYSGEFLTILGPSGCGKTTLLRMIAGFEEPSSGVIKLNGEAINSLPPYKRDMNLVFQHYALFPHMNVERNIQFGLKMKGISLEEQKIRADEAMKLTQLTEFRNRKPSQLSGGQQQRVAIARAIVNNPKVLLLDEPLGALDFKLRKDLQRELKNLQRELGITFIYVTHDQEEAMSMSDRIVVMNNGKIEQIGTPKEIYQNPASKFVATFIGENNFFDKGVKEIAVRPENIKVSHAANKNNPYSGIIRDVEFVGTLNKIFIDLHKHEQTIIAYQMPDQTSFNRNDKVEISWKSEDEVIMY; from the coding sequence ATGAAAAATATAATTGAAATTGAACAAGTCGAGAAAAATTTTAGTGAAAATAATGTGATTTCTCCACTTTCATTAGAAATATATTCTGGAGAATTCTTAACAATCTTAGGCCCAAGTGGTTGTGGGAAAACGACACTTTTAAGAATGATTGCTGGATTTGAAGAACCATCGTCAGGTGTGATTAAACTAAATGGAGAAGCAATTAATAGTTTACCTCCATATAAAAGGGATATGAACTTAGTGTTCCAACACTATGCATTATTTCCTCATATGAATGTTGAAAGAAATATTCAATTTGGATTAAAAATGAAAGGTATTTCGTTAGAAGAGCAAAAGATTCGTGCTGACGAAGCGATGAAATTAACCCAATTAACTGAATTTAGAAATCGTAAACCTAGTCAGTTATCAGGTGGACAACAGCAAAGGGTTGCAATCGCTCGTGCAATAGTGAACAATCCAAAAGTCTTATTATTAGATGAACCACTAGGAGCACTTGATTTTAAGCTTCGTAAAGATTTACAAAGGGAACTGAAAAATCTTCAACGCGAATTAGGAATTACTTTTATCTATGTAACCCATGACCAAGAAGAAGCGATGAGCATGAGTGATCGAATCGTCGTTATGAATAATGGGAAAATCGAACAAATCGGCACACCGAAGGAAATTTATCAAAATCCAGCAAGCAAATTTGTTGCTACATTTATTGGTGAAAATAATTTCTTTGATAAAGGTGTGAAAGAAATTGCAGTTAGACCAGAAAATATTAAAGTTTCTCATGCTGCAAATAAGAATAATCCTTATTCAGGCATCATAAGAGATGTAGAATTTGTTGGGACTCTAAATAAAATCTTTATTGATTTACATAAACATGAACAAACGATTATTGCCTATCAA